In Toxoplasma gondii ME49 chromosome X, whole genome shotgun sequence, a single genomic region encodes these proteins:
- a CDS encoding hypothetical protein (encoded by transcript TGME49_226330~Predicted trans-membrane domain (TMHMM2.0):124-147), whose translation MHRSRDTRRHPGARSADCREAEPKRKAGGESVERKAETATGGETEDSISLTKRGQKSTAALKSRRVHHLLTSLPCCLVPRRVTPLRENPRFSSSSRLCRRSPDRSLCSLSPPLRQERRTHVSPRFFSPVFVFAFVLCCFPSLRFSASFPTLPSPPHWRFAAPPAASRLLASSRAPERLPSLSARHSFPAASVRRPPKISSSAVFVSARPAGGFTDTSASRPLAAPAKASFLPTDRPASSPLGSWCASAPDRRRCEQGRDASAHPCASRASRSHLAALVHDLCGIAGGPASRAAFPCCSSGSVVPCPRTPRSCSHSPSPRTSASANSAADKPLSSQSEQPPSLMISLSRALTFIHDTLTPTSNTSSSSPPSCPSSGSSASSSASSSSFSSSSSSSSSSSSCSSSPPLPPREFASVDAPSASDLPSSQAGRAGRSWGTNACADAPWAPRFSPDSSAASGAPPASSRLSSFYSFLPSWLPAASRSSEKAPSLTKTNPFSVPYRAVDLIALFGRLLFPALLPLYAQVYVHRRPQRGRQALNLPAAGHGRRTSPAVSVISPTPSCPSSSSSWSPSSPFSSSLSSSFSSVASRLGLRFPWPLADSRRWQRALVRRFAAAFSSLSELLSRPLSLPFFWNTSAPSRASSSPSSEPSEERLGRREFLFSPSADRFFFPASTTRTRQLRCTPKVPLPQVGRGPDAWRCFMHSLFAAQSARLLDFPTFSQRLLRLPFSWPPFACFLPAANAYCYRRGVYRHLATTCGVLGALSAELEAEQPHPVALASLFHVLRLRGNDCSLYGPLQSAEGNSGKPLFLDAEAVRLSLLSLCQNAVTETLHTEREEEREVADEEREEAEDAEGEADGESGFRRHRRSSVELAAVTLWEAFERKMDTMTLRLQEGNCDVPTA comes from the exons ATGCaccgaagcagagacacgagacgCCACCCTGGAGCACGCAGCGCTGACTGCCGCGAGGCCGAGCCGAAACGAAAAGCTGGAGGTGAATCTGTCgaaagaaaagcggagacggcaactggaggcgagacagaagacagcaTCTCTCTCACGAAACGAGGACAGAAGTCGACCGCTGCACTGAAGTCCCGTCGCGTTCATCACTTGCTCACTTCTCTGCCTTGTTGTTTGGTTCCTAGACGCGTCACGCCTCTCAGAGAGAATCCCCGCttttcgtcgtcgtcgcgtctctgccgcagATCTCCAgatcgctctctctgctcccttTCCCCTCCTCTGAGGCAAGAACGACGAACACACGTCTCtccccgcttcttctccccagtcttcgttttcgctttcgtgctctgctgcttcccttcccttcgcttctccgcgTCGTTCCCcactctcccctctcctccccaCTGGCGATTCGCTGCCCCCCCCGCTGCCTCTCGCCTGCTCGCCTCTTCGCGCGCTCCGGAGCGCCTGCCCTCTCTCAGTGCTCGCCATTCTTTTCCTGCTGCATCTGTGCGTCGCCCTCCCAAGATTTCCTCGTCGGCCGTCTTTGTTTCCGCGCGTCCTGCCGGGGGCTTCACAGACACCTCGGCCTCGAGGCCTCTTGCGGCTCCTGCGAAGGCCTCGTTTCTCCCGACAGACAGACcggcgtcgtctcctcttggGTCGTGGTGCGCCTCCGCTCCAGACCGAAGACGCTGCGaacaggggagagacgcgtcggCGCACCCCTGCGcctcgcgcgcctctcgctcACATCTGGCTGCTCTCGTCCATGATCTCTGTGGCATCGCCGGTGGACCAGCCTCACGCGCCGCGTTCCCCTGCTGCTCATCGGGGTCTGTTGTGCCTTGTCCTCGAACGCCTCGCTCTTGTTCGCATTCCCCTTCTCCGCGgacctctgcttctgcaaaCAGCGCAGCCGACAAACCTCTGTCTTCACAGAGCGAGCAGCCGCCTTCTCTGAtgatttctctctcgcgcgctctAACATTCATACATGATACCCTGACCCCAACATCAAacacttcttcctcgtccccGCCCTCTTGTCCCTCTTCCggttcttctgcctcttcttcggcatcttcgtcttccttttcttcgtcttcttcttcttcctcttcgtcgtcttcctgttCGTCGTCACCGCCGCTTCCACCTCGTGAATTCGCTTCCGTCGATGCTCCCTCAGCGTCGGATCTCCCGTCTTCGCAGGCGGGGAGAGCAGGTCGATCCTGGGGCACAAACGCCTGCGCTGACGCGCCGTGGGctccccgtttctctccggactcttctgctgcttctggtGCACCTCCCGCCTCGTCCCGACTCTCTTCGTTCTactccttccttccttcttggCTACCGGCTGCCTCGCGGTCCTCGGAAAAAGCCCCGAGTCTGACGAAGACCAATCCATTCTCTGTGCCCTATCGCGCCGTCGACCTCATCGCGCTCTTCGGCCGCCTCCTCTTTCCCGCGCTCCTGCCTCTCTACGcgcaggtgtacgtacaccgcagaCCACAGCGGGGCCGACAGGCTCTCAACCTCCCCGCCGCTGGCCACGGACGCCGCACCTCGCCGGCAGTCTCTGTAATCTCCCCGACCCCATCTTGcccgtcctcttcctcttcttggtctccttcttctccattttcgtcttctctctcttcttcgttttcttctgttgcttctcGTTTGGGGCTTCGTTTCCCTTGGCCGCTGGCGGATTCGCGGAGATGGCAACGCGCGCTGGTTCGCCGTTTCGCGGCGGCCTTCTCGTCGCTGTCAGAGCTGCTCTCTAGGcccctgtctctgccgtTTTTCTGGAACACTTCTGCTCCGTcccgcgcctcctcttccccttcgtcgGAGCCCTCAGAGGAAAGGCTAGGACGCAGagagttcctcttctccccctccgctgaccgcttcttcttccctgcaaGCACAACAAGAACGCGGCAGTTGCGCTGCACTCCGAAAGTCCCCCTTCCTCAGGTCGGACGCGGACCGGACGCCTGGAGGTGTTTCATGCATTCTCTCTTTGCCGCGCAAAGTGCACGGCTGCTCGACTTCCCGACCTTCTCGCAACGCCTTCTCCGGCTGCCGTTCAGCTGGCCTCCTTTCGCCTGCTTCCTCCCCGCCGCCAACGCGTACTGCTACCGGCGcggagtgtacagacacttgGCGACGACCTGCGGCGTCTTGGGGGCTCTCTCGGCGGAACTCGAGGCAGAGCAGCCGCACCCTGTCGCACTGGCGTCGCTATTTCATGTCCTCAGGCTTCGCG GCAACGACTGCTCTCTCTACGGGCCTCTCCAGAGCGCAGAAGGAAACTCGGGGAAGCCGCTTTTTCTCGATGCGGAGGCCGTGAGACTCAGCCTGCTCAGTCTGTGTCAGAACGCCGTGACTGAGACGCTccacacagaaagagaagaagaaagagaagtagcagacgaagaaagagaagaagcagaagacgccgaaggagaagcagatggCGAATCGGGCTTCAGGAGACATCGGAGGAGCAGCGTGGAGCTTGCTGCAGTGACTCTGTGGGAGGCGTTCGAGAGGAAG atggACACCATGACGCTTAGACTACAAGAGGGAAACTGCGATGTGCCTACGGCCTga